A window of the Oscillospiraceae bacterium NTUH-002-81 genome harbors these coding sequences:
- a CDS encoding DUF6142 family protein: MDDRPIILNRDPKEKQIYVGNANYRFDNKTNARGGILSIILGAVSAVAFGACIYGAYRVKGEGSLVLGAAGFMGLLIALAGFIIGIMSFQEEDRHYVLSRIGVLLNFAIMLLWGSMYLIGI, translated from the coding sequence ATGGATGACAGACCGATTATTTTGAATCGAGATCCGAAAGAGAAGCAGATCTATGTCGGCAACGCCAACTACAGATTTGACAATAAAACCAATGCGAGAGGCGGCATTCTGTCCATCATCCTGGGCGCGGTGTCGGCGGTGGCTTTTGGGGCCTGTATCTACGGTGCTTACCGGGTGAAGGGAGAAGGATCCCTCGTTCTGGGGGCTGCCGGGTTTATGGGGCTGCTTATTGCCCTGGCCGGTTTTATCATCGGGATCATGAGCTTCCAGGAGGAAGACCGGCATTATGTGCTGTCTCGGATCGGCGTGCTGCTGAACTTTGCCATCATGCTATTGTGGGGCAGCATGTATTTGATCGGGATCTAA
- a CDS encoding VanZ family protein yields the protein MEIRTANKIRKIGKILFLLYMLAVVYLMFFFEKYDRTLADRQYLFNLVPFREIRRFIVYRDVLGTSVVIENLIGNIIGFVPFGYILPLIYKNKRKFWLITLLTAEFSLFIELTQLMLRVGSCDIDDIILNTCGGMLGYGLFFISNRIRRKIDG from the coding sequence TTGGAGATCAGAACAGCAAACAAAATTCGAAAGATAGGGAAGATCCTGTTTTTGCTGTATATGCTGGCGGTCGTTTATCTGATGTTCTTTTTTGAAAAATACGACCGGACACTGGCAGACCGGCAGTACCTGTTCAATCTGGTGCCGTTCCGGGAAATCAGGAGATTTATTGTGTACAGGGATGTCCTGGGGACATCCGTCGTGATAGAGAATCTAATCGGCAATATTATTGGATTTGTGCCATTTGGCTACATCCTGCCGTTGATATACAAGAATAAGAGAAAGTTCTGGCTGATCACACTGCTGACGGCAGAGTTCAGCCTGTTCATTGAACTGACCCAGCTGATGCTCCGGGTAGGAAGCTGCGACATTGATGATATCATCTTAAATACGTGCGGCGGCATGCTGGGATACGGGCTGTTTTTTATCAGCAACAGAATAAGGAGAAAAATCGATGGATGA
- the pyrF gene encoding orotidine-5'-phosphate decarboxylase codes for MVDKMIRKIRQTNAPIVVGLDPMLSYIPHHIKREAYEEFGETLEGAAEAIWQFNREIIDKTYDLIPAVKPQIAMYEQFGIEGLKAFKRTIDYAKAKDLIVIGDAKRGDIGSTSAAYAVGHLGRVEVGSKKYAGFDEDFATVNPYLGTDGIKPFVDVCKEENKGIFILVKTSNPSSGEFQDRLIDGKPLYEWVGEMVDKWGQDHMGQEGYSYVGAVVGATYPEMGKILRKIMPKSYILVPGYGAQGGKGKDLVNFFNEDGLGAIVNSSRGIIAAYRQDQYAKFGPENFGDASRQAVLDMIADINQALGH; via the coding sequence ATGGTTGACAAGATGATACGAAAGATTCGCCAGACAAATGCACCGATTGTGGTTGGTCTGGATCCGATGCTGAGCTACATTCCGCACCATATCAAGCGGGAGGCTTACGAGGAGTTCGGCGAGACGCTGGAGGGGGCAGCTGAGGCAATCTGGCAGTTCAACCGGGAAATCATTGACAAGACCTACGATCTGATTCCGGCGGTGAAGCCGCAGATCGCCATGTATGAGCAGTTCGGCATTGAGGGCCTCAAGGCGTTCAAGCGGACGATCGACTATGCGAAGGCAAAGGATCTGATCGTCATCGGCGATGCCAAGCGCGGAGATATCGGTTCCACATCCGCAGCCTATGCGGTGGGACATCTGGGCCGCGTAGAAGTGGGCAGCAAGAAATATGCGGGCTTTGATGAGGATTTTGCAACGGTGAACCCGTATCTGGGAACCGATGGCATCAAGCCTTTTGTGGACGTATGCAAGGAAGAGAACAAGGGCATCTTTATTCTTGTAAAGACCTCAAATCCGTCCAGCGGAGAATTTCAGGATCGGCTCATCGACGGCAAGCCGCTGTATGAGTGGGTCGGCGAGATGGTAGACAAATGGGGTCAGGATCACATGGGCCAGGAGGGCTACAGCTATGTGGGGGCCGTAGTCGGCGCTACTTATCCCGAGATGGGTAAGATCTTACGGAAAATTATGCCGAAGTCCTATATCCTTGTGCCGGGTTACGGTGCACAGGGCGGCAAGGGCAAGGATCTTGTAAACTTCTTTAATGAGGATGGACTGGGTGCCATCGTCAATTCTTCCCGCGGCATTATCGCGGCATACCGGCAGGATCAGTACGCCAAGTTCGGACCGGAGAATTTCGGTGACGCATCGAGACAGGCCGTACTGGACATGATTGCAGATATTAATCAGGCGCTTGGCCATTAA
- the purE gene encoding 5-(carboxyamino)imidazole ribonucleotide mutase has protein sequence MAKAADILEELGIDYEMTIISAHREPDVFFEYAKTAEEKGFKVIIAGAGMAAHLPGMCAAIFPMPVIGIPMHTTSLGGRDSLYSIVQMPSGIPVATVAINGGTNAGLLAAKILATSDEALLGRLKAYSEKMKSQVEAKDARLKEIGYKEYMKEK, from the coding sequence ATGGCAAAGGCTGCCGACATTCTGGAGGAGCTGGGAATCGACTACGAGATGACAATTATTTCCGCACACCGGGAGCCGGATGTATTTTTTGAGTATGCGAAAACCGCAGAGGAAAAAGGCTTCAAGGTGATCATCGCAGGTGCGGGAATGGCAGCCCATCTTCCGGGTATGTGCGCGGCAATCTTCCCGATGCCGGTCATCGGTATCCCGATGCATACCACATCCCTTGGCGGAAGAGATTCCCTGTACTCCATCGTACAGATGCCCTCCGGCATCCCGGTGGCAACCGTGGCCATCAACGGAGGCACCAATGCGGGTCTTCTTGCGGCAAAGATCCTGGCCACCTCGGACGAGGCATTGCTGGGCCGCCTGAAAGCTTATTCTGAGAAAATGAAATCCCAGGTGGAGGCCAAGGATGCCCGCCTGAAAGAGATCGGTTACAAAGAGTACATGAAAGAAAAATAA
- a CDS encoding dihydroorotate dehydrogenase electron transfer subunit has product MSEKYKERVTVVYQSCIAAGVYSIWLQTAQIAAAAVPGQFVSVYSNNASRILPRPISICEINKNSGMIRLVYRVVGEGTEEFSHLVPGDSVDIMGPLGNGFSLQEKSALLIGGGIGIPPMLELAKQWPGEKAVVAGYKDETFLLDDFAQYAKVYTATEDGSSGVKGTVIDAIRANQLQADVICACGPTPMLRALKAYAQENGIECWISMEERMACGVGACLACVCQSTEVDGHSHVHNKRICKDGPVFRAEEVEL; this is encoded by the coding sequence ATGTCAGAGAAATATAAAGAACGGGTAACCGTAGTGTACCAGAGCTGTATCGCCGCAGGCGTGTACAGCATCTGGCTGCAGACTGCCCAGATCGCAGCAGCGGCTGTGCCGGGACAGTTTGTGTCTGTATACAGCAACAACGCCAGCCGGATCCTGCCCAGACCCATCAGCATCTGTGAGATCAATAAGAATTCCGGCATGATCCGCCTTGTTTACCGGGTGGTGGGCGAAGGCACGGAAGAGTTCTCCCATCTGGTGCCGGGAGACAGCGTAGACATCATGGGCCCGCTGGGCAATGGCTTTTCCCTACAGGAGAAGTCCGCACTGCTCATCGGCGGCGGCATCGGTATTCCGCCCATGCTGGAGCTGGCAAAGCAGTGGCCGGGGGAGAAGGCTGTGGTGGCCGGTTATAAGGATGAGACATTCCTGCTGGACGATTTTGCCCAGTATGCAAAGGTATATACGGCAACAGAGGATGGCAGCAGCGGTGTGAAGGGAACGGTCATTGATGCGATCCGCGCCAACCAGCTGCAGGCAGACGTGATCTGCGCCTGCGGCCCCACCCCCATGCTGCGTGCCCTGAAAGCGTATGCCCAGGAGAACGGCATCGAGTGCTGGATTTCCATGGAAGAGCGGATGGCCTGCGGTGTCGGCGCCTGTCTGGCCTGTGTCTGTCAGTCTACAGAAGTGGACGGACACTCCCATGTGCACAACAAGCGCATCTGTAAGGACGGCCCGGTATTCCGGGCAGAGGAGGTGGAGCTGTGA
- the pyrE gene encoding orotate phosphoribosyltransferase codes for MESYKQEFIEFMVESDVLKFGEFTLKSGRKSPFFMNAGAYVTGSQLKRLGQYYAKAIHDKYGDDFDVLFGPAYKGIPLGVVTAIAFSDLYGKEIRYCSDRKEEKDHGADKGNFLGSALKDGDRVVMIEDVTTSGKSMEETVPKVRGAANVEIVGLMVSLDRMEVGKGGQKCALEEVHDLYGFPTNAIVTMADVVEHLYNRPCQGRVLIDDTLKAAIDAYYEQYGVK; via the coding sequence ATGGAAAGTTATAAGCAGGAGTTTATTGAGTTCATGGTGGAATCTGACGTGCTCAAATTCGGTGAGTTCACGTTAAAGAGCGGAAGAAAATCTCCGTTTTTCATGAACGCAGGTGCCTATGTGACCGGTTCCCAGTTAAAGAGACTGGGCCAGTATTACGCAAAGGCCATTCACGATAAATATGGTGATGATTTTGACGTGCTGTTCGGACCCGCATACAAGGGCATTCCGCTGGGCGTTGTGACAGCCATCGCTTTCAGTGATCTGTACGGCAAGGAGATCCGTTACTGCTCCGACCGGAAGGAAGAGAAGGATCACGGCGCAGACAAGGGCAATTTCCTGGGAAGTGCTCTGAAGGACGGCGACCGCGTGGTGATGATCGAGGATGTGACCACTTCCGGCAAATCCATGGAGGAGACCGTGCCCAAGGTAAGAGGCGCAGCCAACGTGGAGATCGTGGGCCTGATGGTGTCCCTGGACCGGATGGAGGTCGGCAAGGGCGGACAGAAGTGCGCGCTGGAAGAGGTGCATGACCTGTACGGCTTCCCCACCAATGCCATCGTGACCATGGCTGACGTGGTAGAGCATCTGTACAACCGGCCGTGTCAGGGCAGAGTGCTCATCGACGACACGCTGAAAGCTGCCATTGATGCATACTATGAACAGTATGGTGTAAAATAA
- the purN gene encoding phosphoribosylglycinamide formyltransferase, whose amino-acid sequence MLKIAVLVSGGGTNLQAIIDAIADGTITDTQIVTVISNNAGAYALERANAAGIAASCISPKNYESRALFNEALLEAVQASGADLIVLAGFLVVIPEQMIRAYRNRIINIHPSLIPSFCGTGYYGLKVHEGVLARGVKVTGATVHFVDEGTDTGPILLQKAVEVRQDDTPQSLQRRVMEEAEWKLLPRAIDLIAHDRVRVEGAKTVIL is encoded by the coding sequence ATGCTGAAAATAGCAGTGCTTGTGTCCGGCGGCGGCACGAATCTGCAGGCCATCATCGATGCCATTGCAGACGGCACCATCACCGACACCCAGATCGTGACGGTCATCAGCAATAATGCAGGCGCTTATGCACTGGAACGAGCAAATGCAGCCGGAATTGCAGCCAGCTGTATTTCTCCGAAAAACTATGAGAGCCGGGCGCTGTTTAACGAGGCGCTGCTGGAGGCGGTACAGGCTTCCGGGGCGGATCTCATCGTGCTGGCAGGCTTCCTTGTGGTGATCCCGGAGCAGATGATCCGGGCGTATCGCAACCGCATCATCAACATCCATCCGTCCCTTATTCCGTCCTTCTGCGGCACCGGCTATTATGGCCTGAAGGTACATGAGGGCGTGCTGGCAAGAGGGGTGAAGGTCACCGGCGCCACCGTCCATTTCGTGGACGAGGGCACGGACACAGGCCCCATCCTGCTGCAGAAGGCTGTGGAAGTGCGTCAGGATGACACCCCCCAGAGCCTGCAGCGCAGAGTCATGGAGGAGGCGGAGTGGAAGCTTCTGCCCCGGGCCATTGACCTCATCGCCCATGACCGGGTGCGGGTGGAAGGCGCGAAGACTGTCATTTTATAA
- the purM gene encoding phosphoribosylformylglycinamidine cyclo-ligase: MDYKNAGVDIEAGYRSVELMKKHVQGTMRPEVLTNLGGFSGAFSMEKFKDMEKPTLVSGTDGVGTKLKLAFLLDRHDTVGIDCVAMCVNDIACAGGEPLFFLDYIACGKNDPEKIATIVSGVAEGCKQSGAALIGGETAEMPGFYPVDEYDLAGFAVGIVDEKDLITGKDLKAGDTLIGIASSGVHSNGFSLVRKVFSMSKEALDTYYDKLGCTLGEALIAPTKIYVKALKSIKEAGVTVKACSHITGGGFYENIPRMLPDGIRAVVKKDSYPIPPIFGMLAEDGEIEEKVMYNTFNMGLGMVIGVDPADAEKTMEAIRAAGETPYIVGYTEAGEKGVTVC; encoded by the coding sequence ATGGATTACAAGAATGCAGGTGTGGATATCGAGGCCGGATACCGGTCTGTAGAACTGATGAAAAAGCATGTACAGGGAACGATGCGTCCCGAGGTGCTGACAAACCTTGGCGGATTTTCCGGTGCATTTTCCATGGAAAAATTCAAAGACATGGAGAAACCGACGCTGGTATCCGGCACGGACGGTGTGGGAACGAAGCTGAAACTGGCTTTCCTGCTGGATCGTCATGATACCGTGGGAATCGACTGTGTGGCAATGTGCGTCAACGATATTGCCTGTGCAGGCGGAGAACCCCTGTTTTTCCTGGACTATATTGCCTGCGGCAAAAATGATCCGGAGAAGATCGCAACCATCGTCAGCGGTGTGGCAGAGGGCTGCAAACAGTCCGGCGCTGCCCTCATCGGCGGTGAGACCGCAGAGATGCCCGGCTTCTATCCGGTGGACGAGTACGACCTGGCCGGTTTTGCTGTGGGCATCGTGGATGAGAAAGATCTCATCACCGGCAAAGACCTGAAAGCTGGCGATACCCTCATCGGCATTGCTTCCTCCGGTGTGCACAGCAATGGATTTTCCCTTGTCCGCAAGGTGTTCAGCATGAGCAAAGAAGCACTGGATACCTACTACGACAAGCTGGGCTGCACCCTGGGCGAGGCGCTCATCGCACCTACCAAGATTTATGTGAAAGCACTGAAATCCATCAAAGAGGCAGGTGTGACCGTGAAAGCCTGCAGCCATATCACCGGCGGCGGTTTCTATGAGAATATCCCGAGAATGCTGCCCGACGGCATCCGTGCGGTGGTGAAGAAGGACAGCTACCCGATCCCGCCGATTTTTGGCATGCTGGCAGAGGACGGCGAGATCGAAGAAAAAGTGATGTACAATACGTTTAACATGGGACTTGGTATGGTCATCGGCGTGGATCCTGCCGATGCAGAGAAGACTATGGAAGCCATCCGCGCAGCCGGAGAGACCCCGTATATCGTGGGCTACACCGAGGCCGGAGAAAAGGGAGTAACCGTATGCTGA
- the purD gene encoding phosphoribosylamine--glycine ligase, which yields MNILIVGSGGRENALAWKAAQSPKADKIYCAPGNAGIARYAECVDIPAMEFDRLAAFAKEKSIDLTIVGMDDPLVGGIVDVFEAQGLRVFGPRKNAAILEGSKAFSKDLMKKYHIPTAAYENFDDPEKALAYLQTAKYPIVLKADGLALGKGVLICNTKEEAEAGVKEIMQDKKFGSAGNRMVIEEFMTGREVSVLSFVDGKTIRTMTSAQDHKRAQDGDQGLNTGGMGTFSPSPFYTDAVDHFCRQYIYQPTVDAMAAEGRPFQGIIFFGLMLTPEGPRVLEYNARFGDPEAQVVLPRMKNDMIEVMEACVDGTLDQIELEFEDNAAVCVVLASDGYPVSYQKGFEIHGLEKIQDKDGFFVFHAGTKFQDGKIVTNGGRVLGVTATGKTLQEARANAYEATGWIDFENKYMRNDIGHAIDEA from the coding sequence ATGAACATACTGATTGTAGGAAGCGGCGGCCGGGAGAATGCCCTGGCATGGAAGGCTGCCCAGAGTCCGAAAGCAGATAAGATTTACTGTGCGCCCGGCAATGCCGGTATCGCGCGTTACGCAGAGTGCGTGGACATTCCGGCCATGGAATTCGACCGCCTGGCTGCGTTTGCCAAAGAGAAGAGCATTGATCTGACCATCGTGGGCATGGACGACCCGCTGGTGGGCGGCATCGTGGATGTGTTTGAGGCCCAGGGCTTGCGGGTATTCGGCCCCAGAAAAAATGCGGCCATCCTGGAGGGCTCCAAGGCTTTTTCCAAGGATCTGATGAAAAAATACCACATCCCCACGGCTGCCTATGAGAATTTTGACGACCCGGAGAAAGCGCTCGCTTATTTACAGACCGCCAAATATCCCATCGTGTTAAAGGCTGACGGCCTGGCACTGGGTAAAGGCGTGCTCATCTGTAATACAAAAGAAGAGGCAGAGGCAGGCGTGAAGGAGATCATGCAGGATAAGAAGTTCGGCAGTGCCGGCAACCGGATGGTCATTGAAGAATTCATGACCGGCCGGGAGGTATCCGTGCTGTCCTTCGTGGATGGCAAGACCATCCGCACCATGACCTCCGCCCAGGATCACAAGCGGGCCCAGGACGGCGACCAGGGACTGAACACCGGCGGTATGGGAACCTTTTCTCCCAGTCCCTTCTATACAGACGCAGTGGATCATTTCTGCCGCCAGTACATTTACCAGCCTACGGTTGACGCCATGGCAGCAGAGGGCAGACCGTTCCAGGGCATTATCTTCTTCGGCCTCATGCTGACACCGGAAGGCCCCCGGGTGCTGGAATACAATGCCAGATTCGGCGATCCCGAGGCACAGGTGGTGCTGCCCCGGATGAAGAACGACATGATCGAGGTCATGGAGGCCTGTGTGGACGGCACCCTGGATCAGATCGAGCTGGAGTTCGAGGACAACGCAGCCGTCTGCGTGGTGCTGGCATCCGACGGATACCCGGTATCTTACCAGAAGGGCTTCGAGATCCACGGTCTGGAGAAGATCCAGGATAAGGATGGTTTTTTCGTATTCCACGCGGGAACCAAGTTCCAGGACGGCAAGATCGTCACCAATGGCGGCCGGGTGCTGGGCGTCACTGCCACAGGCAAGACGTTGCAGGAGGCAAGAGCCAACGCCTATGAGGCCACCGGCTGGATCGATTTCGAGAATAAGTATATGAGAAATGACATCGGTCATGCCATTGATGAGGCATAA
- a CDS encoding dihydroorotate dehydrogenase, translated as MNTKVNLAGVELKNPVMTCSGTFGSGMEYAEFVDLSRLGAVVTKGVANVPWPGNPTPRVAEVYGGMLNAIGLQNPGIDVFCERDIPFLQKYDTKIIVNVCGRTTEDYCEVVDRLAEQPVDMLEINISCPNVKHGGIAFGQDPKAVEAITKAVKERAKQPIIMKLSPNVTDIAEMARAAEAGGADVISLINTITGMKIDVNRRKFVLANKTGGMSGPAVKPVALRMVYQVAQAVKVPVIGMGGISTAEDALEFILAGATAVSVGTANFADPQATVKIIEGIEAYMKAQGVADIHELIGAVQ; from the coding sequence ATGAACACGAAAGTAAATCTGGCCGGTGTGGAACTGAAGAATCCGGTGATGACCTGTTCAGGCACCTTCGGCTCCGGTATGGAATATGCGGAGTTTGTTGACTTAAGCCGTCTGGGCGCTGTGGTGACCAAGGGCGTGGCAAACGTGCCCTGGCCGGGCAATCCGACCCCGCGGGTGGCAGAGGTGTATGGCGGCATGCTCAATGCCATCGGTCTGCAGAACCCGGGTATCGATGTATTCTGTGAGCGGGATATCCCGTTTTTACAAAAATATGACACAAAGATCATTGTCAATGTGTGCGGACGCACGACGGAGGACTACTGTGAGGTGGTGGACCGTCTGGCAGAGCAGCCGGTGGATATGCTGGAGATTAACATTTCCTGCCCTAACGTGAAGCACGGCGGCATTGCCTTCGGCCAGGATCCGAAGGCGGTGGAGGCCATCACCAAAGCAGTGAAGGAACGGGCAAAACAGCCCATCATCATGAAGCTGAGCCCTAACGTGACGGATATCGCAGAGATGGCGCGGGCGGCAGAGGCCGGCGGCGCGGATGTGATCTCCCTGATCAACACCATCACCGGCATGAAGATCGATGTGAACCGGCGGAAATTCGTGCTGGCCAACAAGACCGGCGGTATGTCCGGCCCGGCAGTGAAGCCGGTGGCACTGCGCATGGTGTACCAGGTGGCCCAGGCAGTCAAAGTGCCTGTCATCGGTATGGGCGGCATTTCCACGGCGGAGGACGCGCTGGAATTCATTCTGGCAGGTGCCACAGCAGTGTCTGTGGGAACGGCCAATTTCGCAGATCCGCAGGCGACGGTGAAGATCATCGAAGGCATTGAGGCCTATATGAAAGCACAGGGGGTAGCGGATATCCACGAGCTGATCGGTGCAGTGCAGTAG